A genomic window from Shewanella vesiculosa includes:
- a CDS encoding TolC family protein has translation MHGMLSMLLKKTIIPTLEVTLKEAVRAFELGQLSYSQWSDIRRDLLNAQSELLNTYESLHLQHIEIQRLTGASISL, from the coding sequence ATGCACGGCATGTTATCGATGCTTTTGAAAAAAACGATAATCCCAACATTAGAAGTGACATTAAAAGAGGCTGTTCGAGCCTTTGAACTTGGACAACTCAGCTACAGTCAATGGAGTGATATACGCCGTGATTTACTTAATGCCCAATCGGAGTTGTTAAATACATACGAGAGTTTGCATTTACAACATATTGAAATTCAACGCCTAACGGGCGCATCTATATCATTGTGA
- a CDS encoding TolC family protein, with translation MNNIVETTIDKKPIANRFLCGFFISALAFSVTAKDNTEIKVPLYLEDAIRMTLSHHPELAVFLHKTNMQKGAIQQAGIGEPAQIGLTFEDGLGVGEHSGLSNMQTTLTYSWLLQQEQINSRVGNAQTEMEQVDIDKHIVTMDLAASTAKQFTQILVKQERLKLNQMATLQANEVLKAISERVSAGRSSTIEMRMAEVEIVRMQLAVEDTEHDLKASQYQLSSLWGKPGTQFRVNGNLFALPVLSSLDKELDKLKKKPVYHSICNRYPHSTITIGAGADRG, from the coding sequence ATGAATAATATTGTTGAAACAACCATAGATAAAAAACCGATTGCCAATCGGTTTTTGTGTGGTTTTTTTATCTCGGCCTTAGCATTTTCTGTGACAGCAAAAGACAACACAGAAATAAAAGTGCCACTTTATTTAGAAGACGCTATTCGCATGACGTTAAGTCACCACCCTGAGTTAGCGGTATTTTTGCATAAGACAAATATGCAAAAAGGAGCAATACAACAAGCAGGTATTGGTGAGCCAGCACAAATTGGGCTTACTTTTGAAGATGGTTTAGGCGTCGGTGAACATAGTGGGCTGAGTAACATGCAAACCACACTGACGTATTCCTGGTTGTTGCAACAAGAGCAAATTAATAGCCGTGTTGGCAATGCACAAACAGAGATGGAGCAGGTAGATATTGATAAGCACATTGTCACAATGGATTTAGCGGCGAGTACAGCAAAACAATTTACTCAAATCTTAGTAAAGCAAGAGCGTCTGAAGTTGAATCAAATGGCAACGCTTCAAGCGAACGAAGTGCTTAAAGCCATATCTGAACGGGTCAGTGCCGGCAGAAGCTCAACGATTGAAATGCGTATGGCAGAAGTTGAAATCGTGCGGATGCAGCTAGCTGTTGAAGATACAGAGCACGATTTAAAAGCTAGCCAGTATCAATTGTCGTCGTTGTGGGGAAAGCCAGGCACCCAATTTAGAGTCAATGGTAATTTATTCGCTCTGCCTGTGTTATCAAGTTTAGATAAGGAACTCGATAAACTGAAAAAAAAGCCCGTATATCACTCAATTTGCAACCGCTACCCGCATAGCACAATCACAATTGGAGCTGGCGCGGATAGAGGCTAA
- a CDS encoding M56 family metallopeptidase: MLEGNVAILLNLISVAITAFVIVTLLISAIVPLIRSSLDAFDFIARKRILWLMVTSPWWIALFCVGILFPRQGNGYLILWMEKVAHWHHIDLFIVTSWHGLTLVIAAVVLAVLINISFIQVRRHSIAIHNLFKLSDVQPIAGQNEDTVFSISLSMPAAFTIGLFKPKVYLTSGLLQQLEQSAVDIIIQHELAHVRARDPLFKSIYAFFCLLYPKPIRRSLQQDFTLLTEQQADDAVTLYHDNLDVAQTLVTVAKKQRLLPVSCEGVQVSHFSKDQITLRVENLLSPREQVSGAKLAFTGLCFLVTTLFTLSTVDSLHHLIETYFNH, encoded by the coding sequence ATGCTCGAAGGTAACGTGGCGATTTTATTAAATTTGATTAGTGTTGCAATAACGGCTTTTGTTATCGTTACACTATTAATATCTGCTATTGTCCCGTTGATTAGAAGCAGCTTAGATGCATTTGATTTTATCGCTCGAAAACGAATTTTGTGGTTGATGGTTACTTCTCCTTGGTGGATTGCGCTATTTTGCGTAGGAATATTGTTCCCTCGTCAAGGGAATGGATACTTAATTCTTTGGATGGAAAAGGTTGCACATTGGCATCATATCGATCTATTTATAGTAACAAGCTGGCATGGATTAACTTTGGTCATTGCAGCAGTCGTATTGGCGGTGTTGATTAACATTTCCTTTATTCAAGTTCGCCGTCATTCCATCGCAATACACAATCTTTTTAAACTTTCAGATGTTCAGCCTATCGCGGGTCAAAATGAAGATACTGTTTTTTCAATCTCATTAAGCATGCCTGCGGCTTTTACCATCGGTTTATTCAAGCCAAAGGTTTACCTTACATCAGGATTACTACAACAGCTTGAACAATCTGCTGTTGATATTATTATCCAACACGAGTTAGCACATGTTAGAGCAAGAGATCCCTTATTCAAAAGTATTTACGCTTTTTTCTGCCTACTTTATCCGAAGCCTATCCGCCGCTCTTTACAACAAGATTTTACTTTATTAACAGAACAACAAGCAGACGATGCCGTCACGCTCTACCATGACAACCTTGATGTGGCACAAACTTTAGTTACAGTCGCTAAGAAACAACGTCTGTTACCTGTTAGCTGTGAAGGAGTTCAAGTCAGTCATTTTAGTAAAGACCAAATTACCCTACGGGTAGAAAACCTTCTTTCTCCAAGAGAGCAAGTATCTGGAGCTAAACTGGCATTTACAGGGTTATGCTTCCTCGTGACTACATTATTCACATTATCAACTGTTGATAGCCTCCACCATCTAATCGAAACCTATTTCAACCATTAA
- a CDS encoding BlaI/MecI/CopY family transcriptional regulator — protein MQLGDLEKLVLQFLWSEKEADAKRVHAVVGITRGNSLNTIQTTLDRLFKKDLLSRTKQGHAHFYTAKVDRESLIATLITDVTADFIEDGEHSLIAAFASSSANLDDAQFDELEKLIEEQRKLRSRQA, from the coding sequence ATGCAATTAGGTGACTTAGAAAAGTTAGTGCTTCAATTCCTATGGTCTGAGAAAGAAGCAGATGCAAAGCGTGTACATGCAGTAGTTGGGATTACTCGCGGAAATTCGTTAAATACGATCCAAACTACGTTAGATCGACTGTTTAAAAAGGATTTGTTAAGTAGAACTAAGCAAGGGCATGCACATTTTTATACCGCCAAAGTTGATAGAGAATCACTTATCGCAACATTAATAACAGATGTTACAGCCGACTTTATTGAAGATGGTGAACATAGCCTGATTGCTGCATTTGCTTCATCTTCAGCTAATCTTGACGACGCTCAATTTGATGAATTGGAAAAGCTTATAGAAGAACAACGAAAATTACGTAGTAGGCAAGCATAA
- a CDS encoding DUF3147 family protein, which produces MTWIITKYLITAAIIVAASEIAKRSDKFGALVVALPIVTIMAMIWMYVENESNEKIANHAWYTFWYVIPTLPMFLLFPVLLNKYSFWSSLLIGIMISMIFFVGLTWFLKNFDIDLIP; this is translated from the coding sequence ATGACCTGGATAATTACAAAATATCTCATTACAGCTGCAATCATTGTTGCGGCTTCAGAAATAGCAAAACGCAGCGATAAATTTGGCGCACTAGTCGTTGCTCTCCCAATTGTAACTATCATGGCAATGATTTGGATGTATGTCGAAAATGAATCAAATGAAAAAATAGCTAATCATGCTTGGTATACATTTTGGTACGTCATTCCTACGTTACCGATGTTTCTATTGTTTCCAGTGCTTCTAAACAAATATAGTTTCTGGAGTTCTTTGTTAATTGGCATAATGATATCGATGATTTTTTTTGTTGGGTTGACATGGTTTTTAAAAAACTTTGATATCGATCTAATCCCATAA
- the dmeF gene encoding CDF family Co(II)/Ni(II) efflux transporter DmeF yields MKTIAEKFTHQHNFTSVNEQNVKRTWYVLVITVITMIIEVIAGTVYGSMALLADGWHMGTHAAAFCITLFTYSYARKHASSNKFSFGVGKVGVLGGYTSAIALGIVAIIMLAESIHRLLSPIEIQFNQSILVAIIGLIVNIASMFILGHEHHGHDHSDHHSHEHDHHEEHHEEHHDHHSDHDHNLKAAYFHVLADALTSVLAICALLVGKFLGWYWLDPIMGVVGAVIITKWALGLMKQTSPILLDENIDKEYQLEIINTIDDEHTKVTDIHIWKISADHYSASIALCTTTGANVETFKHSLSKFDKLSHLTIEVNYC; encoded by the coding sequence ATGAAAACTATTGCTGAAAAATTTACCCACCAACACAATTTTACTTCTGTTAATGAGCAAAATGTAAAACGAACATGGTATGTACTTGTCATCACAGTCATCACCATGATCATCGAAGTTATAGCCGGTACTGTTTATGGTTCTATGGCCTTACTCGCTGACGGTTGGCACATGGGAACTCATGCCGCGGCCTTTTGCATCACACTATTCACCTATAGTTATGCAAGAAAGCATGCAAGTAGTAATAAGTTCTCTTTTGGTGTTGGTAAAGTGGGAGTTCTCGGCGGATATACCAGTGCAATAGCACTAGGTATTGTCGCAATTATAATGCTAGCAGAATCTATACATCGTCTGTTATCACCTATTGAGATCCAATTTAATCAATCCATTCTTGTTGCTATAATCGGACTTATCGTAAACATCGCCAGTATGTTTATACTTGGTCACGAACATCACGGTCATGACCACAGTGACCACCATAGTCATGAGCATGATCACCATGAAGAACACCATGAAGAACACCATGATCATCATAGTGATCACGATCATAATCTCAAGGCAGCTTACTTCCATGTGCTCGCTGACGCATTAACCTCTGTGTTAGCAATTTGTGCACTTTTGGTAGGAAAATTCCTTGGATGGTATTGGTTAGATCCAATAATGGGAGTTGTTGGTGCTGTGATTATTACCAAATGGGCCTTGGGTCTCATGAAACAGACAAGTCCAATTCTGTTAGATGAAAACATCGACAAAGAATACCAATTAGAAATAATTAACACGATTGATGATGAGCACACTAAAGTTACTGATATCCATATCTGGAAAATTAGCGCAGATCATTATTCAGCCTCAATAGCATTGTGTACAACAACAGGTGCCAATGTAGAAACATTTAAACACTCTTTGAGTAAGTTTGATAAGCTAAGTCACTTAACTATCGAAGTAAATTACTGCTAG
- a CDS encoding MarR family winged helix-turn-helix transcriptional regulator encodes MHSLNNLIIEFYDKLSSWEQSVVKDTGYSLAQVHTIEVLGSHGPMRMKELADRLGITTGTLTVQVEKLVKFGLITRSPHEDDRRSILVGLTTEGIELHTHHNRMHIQLTEDITRNLDESSIDVLTKCFEKMNREF; translated from the coding sequence ATGCATTCTTTGAATAACTTAATCATAGAGTTTTACGACAAACTGTCTTCTTGGGAGCAATCCGTCGTTAAAGATACAGGGTATTCACTAGCACAAGTGCATACTATAGAGGTGTTAGGTTCTCATGGGCCGATGAGAATGAAGGAGTTAGCTGATAGGCTTGGAATTACTACAGGTACGTTAACTGTTCAGGTAGAGAAACTGGTTAAATTTGGATTAATTACCCGTTCTCCTCACGAAGACGATAGGCGTTCAATACTTGTTGGATTAACAACTGAAGGGATTGAGCTTCATACGCACCATAATCGTATGCATATACAACTGACAGAAGACATTACTCGTAACTTAGATGAAAGCTCAATTGATGTGCTAACGAAGTGCTTTGAAAAAATGAACCGGGAATTCTAA